The genomic interval TTTTCTAGTGCTTCTTTTACTGTAAAGCGATTCGTATAAATTGCTTTTCCGATAATGGCACCGATAATACCACTCTTTTCATAGTTTTGAAGAGCCGCCAAGTCATCCAATGAACTAATCCCGCCAGAAGCAATAACCCCTTTTCCTGTCGCTTCTGCCATCGCCACAACACCTTGTACATTCGGACCAGACAACATGCCGTCTGTTGCAATATCCGTTACAATAAATGTTTCGGCACCAGCATCCGCTAATGCTTTTCCAAGTTCAATCGCTAATGTTTCAGATGTTTGAAGCCAGCCATGCGTTGCAACAAGGCCATCTTTTGCATCAATTCCAATGGCAATATGCTTTCCATACTTACGAATCATGTCTTTTGTAAAAGCAGGGTCCGAAACCGCTGTACTTCCTAAAATAACACGCTCGACTCCGTTATCAAGATACGTAGCAATATCCGCTTCCGTCCGAATACCGCCGCCGATTTGAATTTTTGCTCCTAATTCTTTCGCTGCTTGAATCACATACGCATCATTAATACGGCTGCCCTCTTTAGCCCCATCAAGGTCCACCATATGTATCCACTCTGCTCCTTGGTCTGCAAAGTTTTTCGCCATATCAAAAGGAGAATCGCCATAAACCGTTTCTTGATTATAATCTCCTTGAATTAAACGTACACATTTGCCACCGCGCATATCAATGGCTGGATAAATCTTGAACTCGCTCATGCCTGATCCTTCCCTTCCACTAACGCCAAATAATTTCTTAATAACGACATCCCCATTTGTCCGCTCTTTTCTGGGTGAAACTGCATCCCGAACACATTGCCGCTGCCCACAATCGCGGGAACTGCCACATGATAATCGGCTGAAGCTGTAACAAAGCTTGCATCCGTCTGTGCATAATAAGAATGAACAAAGTACACATAGTCTTCTTCTAACCCTTTTAATAATGGTGAAGATTGATTAAAAGAAAGGCGGTTCCAACCCATGTGAGGCACTTTATACTTCTCACCATTGTCCTCTCCAGTAAAACGAACAACTTTCCCAGGAATCAACGATAGGCCTTCTGCTGGACCATTTTCTTCGCTCTCATCAAACAATAGCTGCATGCCAAGGCAAATTCCTAATAAATAACCGCCATTCGCCACATATTGTTTAACAAACGTATCTAGCCCTGTTTCTTTTAACAAATTCATTGCGTCACGAAATGAACCTACACCTGGCAGAATCAGTCCGCTTGCTTTCGCTAACTCTTCCGGATTATTTGAAATAAAGGACTGTGCTTCAAGACGTTCCAATCCTTTCGTAACGGAAAATAAATTTCCCATCCCATAATCAATAATACCAATCATTTATAACATCCCTTTCGTTGAAGGAATTCCTTTGACACGCGGATCAATCATTGTTGCTTCATCTAAAGCTCTTCCTAACGCTTTAAAAATTGCTTCAATAATGTGATGTGTATTGTGACCATAGTGCACGATGACGTGTAAATTCATTCGTGCTTCAAGGGCAAATTTCCATAAAAATTCATGAATTAATTCCGTATCAAATGTACCTACTTTTTGTGAAGGAAAATCCGCACGAATTTCAAAAGCAGGACGATTACTTAAATCAATAACAACTTGTGCAAGAGCTTCATCCATTGGAACAAACGCATTTCCATAACGCTTAATCCCGCGTTTATCACCAAGAGCTTGTGAAAGAGCTTGCCCTAGACAAATCCCAATATCTTCTG from Peribacillus asahii carries:
- the hisA gene encoding 1-(5-phosphoribosyl)-5-[(5-phosphoribosylamino)methylideneamino]imidazole-4-carboxamide isomerase — protein: MSEFKIYPAIDMRGGKCVRLIQGDYNQETVYGDSPFDMAKNFADQGAEWIHMVDLDGAKEGSRINDAYVIQAAKELGAKIQIGGGIRTEADIATYLDNGVERVILGSTAVSDPAFTKDMIRKYGKHIAIGIDAKDGLVATHGWLQTSETLAIELGKALADAGAETFIVTDIATDGMLSGPNVQGVVAMAEATGKGVIASGGISSLDDLAALQNYEKSGIIGAIIGKAIYTNRFTVKEALEKVRG
- the hisH gene encoding imidazole glycerol phosphate synthase subunit HisH, which codes for MIGIIDYGMGNLFSVTKGLERLEAQSFISNNPEELAKASGLILPGVGSFRDAMNLLKETGLDTFVKQYVANGGYLLGICLGMQLLFDESEENGPAEGLSLIPGKVVRFTGEDNGEKYKVPHMGWNRLSFNQSSPLLKGLEEDYVYFVHSYYAQTDASFVTASADYHVAVPAIVGSGNVFGMQFHPEKSGQMGMSLLRNYLALVEGKDQA
- the hisB gene encoding imidazoleglycerol-phosphate dehydratase HisB; the encoded protein is MERSASIERKTNETNIKLDFSVDGEGKASIETAVPFMTHMLDLFTKHGKFDMTIDAKGDTEIDDHHTTEDIGICLGQALSQALGDKRGIKRYGNAFVPMDEALAQVVIDLSNRPAFEIRADFPSQKVGTFDTELIHEFLWKFALEARMNLHVIVHYGHNTHHIIEAIFKALGRALDEATMIDPRVKGIPSTKGML